Genomic window (Macrobrachium rosenbergii isolate ZJJX-2024 chromosome 48, ASM4041242v1, whole genome shotgun sequence):
CATAAATACAAGTATACACTGTCCatgaagttttataaaaaaaaaattatcttactgaatattattcatttgattgcaactcttcttttttctttataatgtacAACTGTAATCATATTAAGCTCTATTTCATTGGCAGTTCAGGGTATAGCTACAAAAGTCATGAAATATGGCCTACAGTTATCTATGTTGAAATAAACTATTGTTTTAAATTAAGCCTAGTAATGGTTTCTGTACCTTTCAGTGTCCTCTGGTTGACTTCCAGATGGCGCTGGAGGAGTAGCATTGGCATCCTCCATGGGCTGTCCCACAGGGATACCCTCAAGGTTAGTTGGCGGCTGCTGCTGAGTAGCTGGCTGTGCTTGAGACGGCTGCTGTGAGTCTGGTGCTGTTCCACCCATGTTAAGGTGAGCCTGGGGTTGAGCAGGTGTGGTTGCAGGTGTTGGAGCACCACCAGTGCTTGGCAAAGATCCATGACTGGCCTGTGGAACTACAGAAGTAGTCTGTACACTAGTTGCTGGAGTGGCAACAGGCACTTGTGAAGATCCAATAGTGCTCTGGTTTATCAAGGTGGCCTGACCAACAGTGGATGTATGTTGTTGGGTCACAGGGAGTTGCTGACCAGAAGGGATTTGCTGTGTTGTCGCCGCTTGTTGAATAGACTGCGATCCAGGCATTGGCTGTGAAGGCATACTTGGGTTTATCTGCTGCTGACTCTGAGCTACATTCTGAGTAGGCACACTCTGAGGAAGAGTTTGTTGGGGAACTTGCTGAACCCCTGGCTGAGGCTGACTCATCACAGACTGCGAAGGAACACCTTGGTGCGTAACGACCGGTTGGGCCAGACTTACGCCTTGACTTTGGATACCACTCATTACATTAGGCTGAAGAGGCTGAGCAGGGATTCCTGTATGACCCATTACACTTGGTTGAGCAACACTCTGTGGAATACTAACTGGTTGAGTAGCCATCCCCTGCTGTGGAATACTTTGAGTATTAATGGAAGGCTGAGCCATTGTTGACTGGGTTGGTACAGGCTGCTGATGCTGTGGCTGAGCATGGGAATTGGAAGGTACCATACTCTGTTGGACAGTAGCCTGTGCTACACCCCCTTGTGGAATACTAGTGGCTTGCATAGGAGCCTGTACACCTGACTGTGATGCAGGTGGCTGCTGAATCGTAGCCTGCTGCAGTGAAGGTGCTgcctgttgctgctgttgttggaGCTGAGGCTGTAACGGAGGCTGGGCCTGTGGAGGCGTCTGAGCAGATGGAGATGGATGGACTGACGCTTGCGGTGCCTGCGTTGCATTGGCATATCCCTGCGACATGGTTGGCTGTAGTTGTCCTTGCATAGGGGCACCTTGAGAAGGGTATTGCATATTACCAGGACCCTGAGAAGTCGCTGGAGCTGACATGTGAGGCGATGACTGCTGCAATGGCACACTGCCTTGGGTTGGCTGAGCCGATGAAGCTAAAGGGACAGCGGCCTGCGAAGAGTGTGGCACTTGATACTGGGCCGTAGCAGGATGCGACTGGTTCTGAGTAGTTGTCTGGCTCTGCTGCGTTACGGGTACTGGCACTTGTAACACTGTTTGAGGCTGATGATCTGCAGAGTCATCCTTTTCCCCAACACTATTAATTACCACAGTCATGCTTTCGTCCTTCTTCTGCGTACTAGTCGCAGTAACGGCTGGAGAGTCCATGAAATCTAAACAGATCCACCTTCCACGTTTAAATGGTTCATTACTATcaattttcacaattttaaaCCTATTTTGCCAATGATCGACATCATCCGAGTCACCATCAGCCTTAGCTAGAGCAATGCCCCCTTCTGTGACATTAACCGTAACACCCTGAGGTAACCTGGCAGTCATAACGCCCCCAGTACCAGTCTGCTGAACGAGTGCCGTTATTCCATACTGGGAACTGGTGGGTATCACAGGCGCAGGCCCAAAAAACACTTCTTCGGTCTTGGAGTAATCTTCAGAATAACTAGGCGTTTCTTGATCATAGTCCGTAACCCTAGAGACATCTCCCATGTCGGAGATATCCTCAGTATCGTCGGCACTATCATCGCCGGGATCATTACTTAATCGTGATGTAATACTAGTGATCTGGAaggaagaatttttcttcttttgctggtAACCTTGACCACCACCACCCCCGGTCCCCCCACCCACAGACTGGATGTGAAGATTGGTCCGGTCTCCCCCACCATCCAGCCTCATCGTCTCGCTGGTTGTGACATTAATTACATTACTGCTCCCCCGAGATTTTTCACTCTTCAAAACACTATGATCAGTCATATTGGATGCCatattgaatttttatatgaatcacaATACTAGCCTAATTGCTGACCCGATGGCTAGAAGGAATTAGTGCACTGACACTTCTCTAACGGAGAACACTGGTTCACTTTTGGGGTCCATGGCACCTTACCAACGCTTGGCCATATTGGCAACGCACTAGGGCTTCATTGACACACCTCTAGCCATCATTTTCTAAATACATTTCGCCCAGTTTCTCAACCTTACTTCACAAATAAGTCACCGTATAGATAGAGAAATTGTCTGATTTGTTTACCTATGAACCGTGTTATAGATGGCGCACACAAACTCCCCAAAACCATAAAGAGCATACTCATCCCCAGTCCATAAGGGATTTGGCCGCGGCGTCGCGGGATCGAGTACTCTCTCTTCGATGCTGGTTTGCCTTCTATCAATGGTCAGATATTGGAATCTGCCCTACCAGTGGGTACCTATACCCGATATAAAATGTTCGATTCTGGTTTAGCAAATACGATTATGTGAAAAAGCGTTATTTTTAAAGAAGCAAAGCTAAAATTTTCATTAGCAGATGTTTTGAAATTGGAAACGGCGCTACCGCGAGAAAGGATTCGAAGCTTTCACTCGACAACAAAAACTTACTTAAACTGATATGAAAGGAAACGGACACTGGGATTATTATCCACaagctaaaattaataataatattaagatacagttattttgtatatttatatatgcgatAATATTTTACGACAACCAAACAATAAACGAATCGATAATGATGTAAGGTCACAACAGCAACAAACTGTATCATCTCAGCAGTGCGATTTTTTGACACGCCCATGTTTGAATTTTCGCCAATGACTTATTCTTCGCAAAGTTTCATTTCGTCTGCCATTTATTACCCTAAAAGATGGGAGGCTTACATATAGCTCCACATCCTCACGCTCCCCTCCCCCCGACGAGCATATAATGATCAAATGTGAGTCATTCAGTGCTGCAAATAAACCAGACCAAATTTTATCTTGATCATGTATTTAAAATGCGCAAtggtaaaaatactaaataacGAAGAACAAGATTTCTTGTCATTTGCTTATTGAATATTACATActaatttacatatgaaaaatgCGTGAAACATTCGACGATGGACTGCCGAGACGTTTAAAATTTCAAACCAGTTTCATACTGTAAAATCAATACATATTCGTCTCAAATGAAATCTGCTTAGAGCTAACAAACTAAATACCATAATGTATGACATTTTCATTGACAATAAGAatgcactttttatatataaatctaaatgttcagcttttgagagagagagagagagagagagagagatcatcgtCTGATACCAACGCTTTAATTAGTATCTACAGAGTAAATACAGTTGGTAGTTTTAAATACTGATGGCCTACGTAGGCTTCAACCTAAACAATCGGTATTTAGCAAAAGCTGAAAGGCGTGATTATTCTCACCTGGAGAGAGTTTTAATaatctactgtgtatatatatactgtatatacacacacacacacacacacacacacacacacacacacacatatatatatatatatatatatatatatatatatatatatatatatatatatatatttatatatatacatatattatataaaatcttaaaagcaCATCTCATTTCAACCTCCTCATAAAcaacatataatgtatgtatatccactatatatatatatatatatatatatatatatatatgtgtgtgtgtgtgtgtgtgtgtgtgtgtgtgtgtgtgtgtgtatgtgtgtgtgtgtgtgtggagagagagagagagttctgattcTCTTAACGTAAATCTCATTTCACCCTCTCCATAAACAACATACGATGGATTCCGATGCAAGGGAACCGACCTTGAAGATACTGCGTAACTGTACCATATGACACGCAGTTACACCCGAAATGTTACCGACACTCTTACGTAGTGACGTTCGCAAATTTGCAGTCCACAACACACCAGGATCCTCAAAGTGTCATCGAGTTCACCGGGTCTGATCAAACGAGCCAGCAATCAAAGACATGTTTGCTTGCTAAATGTCTGCCAGTGGCTCTATGGTCGGTTGTACTCCAGATAGACATCTGCCTAATCCCGGTCGTCCTGAAATAGCTCACAGATGTCctggtctgatttttttttttttttttgcttgattggTTGTACCTTTCTTTAATTCAATGTTTTCTTACTTATGCTGATTGCTTTTCACTTCTTTAGCCAGTGTGTTTACCACTTTGTCTGCATGCACAACTTACTTTTCGTTCAATAATGCGTTTAATCGTCAACTTACATTAGCGCGCGTTACCGTTATTTTTAATTCGTTtatgtgttgttgtttttgtttttgaattattattattattattattattattaactttgcaTTCAGTCATAAAGGCATCTACATACCGTATGTCTGCAGttattagttttctttctcaTCAATCTATTTATCAAAATTCATCACGGGCTTTTCGTTAAACtttgaatatatacacatgcagcTAATTCTCTTATACCTTACAACTATTCTCATCAAGTTATAAATTTCCCTCCTCAGAAAGTAGTTGTTCCATCCATGTTGTATTTTAGTCGCTTGTTTatccattaaaacaaaatcaataacaaaaaagtaTTTGTTTACAAAGCGCAAAACtgctttgtgtatatgtatatacagtatgtatacatatatacctatgtatatatcaGAACCACGTGCAGTATTATCAGGGAATGAGGCTTAAAAAAACAACTTTACGAGCCCAGTTGGCACAATTTGAGCCAGCAATAGGAATTCGGAAGAATTTGATAAACACGGCAATATGAGAATCAACAACAGAAAAGGAATTATCTGAGTATTAACGGTAGTAAAGGAATTATCAGCATTACAGTTACTGCCTATCAATGGAGGGTCCTGAGATAAATCCGGATGAGaggtagaaaattattattattattattattattattattattattattattattattattattattattattaaagactatACACTTGTGTTTTTTACTATCATTAATAAACATACATTCCTAAAGATTATCGACAAAATCAGCATAGGTAAAAGAAAGTGGCACAAAGTAAAAATATCGCCTCACCTAATCTTCCAATCATTTGTTTACCCTCTTCTTCGAAGCCTCAAAATACCACGGGAATAAACAGGAACAAAAGAATGTTTTGTAAAGACTTGAAACTGTTTTCCAAAGTTTCGAGTTAAAGCTACAATAGATAAACCCTTACAAACAGGGTGCGAAGTGTGTAATATAATCATAACTATATACTAAGACACGTGTATGAATGTGTTaatctctataataataaaatccgagtggatcttgtttggcctcccctgggtgacagtaggggacaaACGACACAGCCTACCACCCCCttcaaaccagtttgtccgccccaggtgggggcggggcaggtaggggaatgggagggtagggaagacatccaccctcctcctgcaaacctatttgtccactcctggtgggggcggggtaggtaggggatcagtgagggtaggggagacagtaTCGCCGGGTTCCAGCGCTCTTAGCGCTCGCTAACAAGCTTGTATCAAACATTTAcagctttttaatcattaaagcTTTTCCCCTATTGCTGATTTTGAGATGAATTTCCAGCGCAGAAAACATCCCCAACTTTAATCACATCACTCAcctacacagaagactcatcagcagtgcaCCAAACCGCCTCGCACACCTTGCGCTATTCACATCAATCTTGCTTGCATTCTTGTACTTCCTGGTCATCGAGACCCCTTCTTTTCAATGACCGTTCAGTGTCATCT
Coding sequences:
- the LOC136831286 gene encoding protein bunched, class 2/F/G isoform-like isoform X4 produces the protein MASNMTDHSVLKSEKSRGSSNVINVTTSETMRLDGGGDRTNLHIQSVGGGTGGGGGQGYQQKKKNSSFQITSITSRLSNDPGDDSADDTEDISDMGDVSRVTDYDQETPSYSEDYSKTEEVFFGPAPVIPTSSQYGITALVQQTGTGGVMTARLPQGVTVNVTEGGIALAKADGDSDDVDHWQNRFKIVKIDSNEPFKRGRWICLDFMDSPAVTATSTQKKDESMTVVINSVGEKDDSADHQPQTVLQVPVPVTQQSQTTTQNQSHPATAQYQVPHSSQAAVPLASSAQPTQGSVPLQQSSPHMSAPATSQGPGNMQYPSQGAPMQGQLQPTMSQGYANATQAPQASVHPSPSAQTPPQAQPPLQPQLQQQQQQAAPSLQQATIQQPPASQSGVQAPMQATSIPQGGVAQATVQQSMVPSNSHAQPQHQQPVPTQSTMAQPSINTQSIPQQGMATQPVSIPQSVAQPSVMGHTGIPAQPLQPNVMSGIQSQGVSLAQPVVTHQGVPSQSVMSQPQPGVQQVPQQTLPQSVPTQNVAQSQQQINPSMPSQPMPGSQSIQQAATTQQIPSGQQLPVTQQHTSTVGQATLINQSTIGSSQVPVATPATSVQTTSVVPQASHGSLPSTGGAPTPATTPAQPQAHLNMGGTAPDSQQPSQAQPATQQQPPTNLEGIPVGQPMEDANATPPAPSGSQPEDTESASTASTVAIDNKIEQAMDLVKSHLMFAVREEVEVLKEKISELMERINQLEYENTVLRQYATQEALQQLQQPHHSSNT
- the LOC136831286 gene encoding protein bunched, class 2/F/G isoform-like isoform X2, coding for MASNMTDHSVLKSEKSRGSSNVINVTTSETMRLDGGGDRTNLHIQSVGGGTGGGGGQGYQQKKKNSSFQITSITSRLSNDPGDDSADDTEDISDMGDVSRVTDYDQETPSYSEDYSKTEEVFFGPAPVIPTSSQYGITALVQQTGTGGVMTARLPQGVTVNVTEGGIALAKADGDSDDVDHWQNRFKIVKIDSNEPFKRGRWICLDFMDSPAVTATSTQKKDESMTVVINSVGEKDDSADHQPQTVLQVPVPVTQQSQTTTQNQSHPATAQYQVPHSSQAAVPLASSAQPTQGSVPLQQSSPHMSAPATSQGPGNMQYPSQGAPMQGQLQPTMSQGYANATQAPQASVHPSPSAQTPPQAQPPLQPQLQQQQQQAAPSLQQATIQQPPASQSGVQAPMQATSIPQGGVAQATVQQSMVPSNSHAQPQHQQPVPTQSTMAQPSINTQSIPQQGMATQPVSIPQSVAQPSVMGHTGIPAQPLQPNVMSGIQSQGVSLAQPVVTHQGVPSQSVMSQPQPGVQQVPQQTLPQSVPTQNVAQSQQQINPSMPSQPMPGSQSIQQAATTQQIPSGQQLPVTQQHTSTVGQATLINQSTIGSSQVPVATPATSVQTTSVVPQASHGSLPSTGGAPTPATTPAQPQAHLNMGGTAPDSQQPSQAQPATQQQPPTNLEGIPVGQPMEDANATPPAPSGSQPEDTESFRGLAYALSCGVFTNPGYSEEAGSSSSTSSSPRPSGSTAIRTSNSSSSSMGVVVTEALMPSSARSASSSKGHTPPPLPAVVVSAMGPPPASPLQLQPPASITTSPVDTGVAVVAAAATPPPPPFVMTSSSSSSIDKDAASLSASTASTVAIDNKIEQAMDLVKSHLMFAVREEVEVLKEKISELMERINQLEYENTVLRQYATQEALQQLQQPHHSSNT
- the LOC136831286 gene encoding protein bunched, class 2/F/G isoform-like isoform X3 codes for the protein MASNMTDHSVLKSEKSRGSSNVINVTTSETMRLDGGGDRTNLHIQSVGGGTGGGGGQGYQQKKKNSSFQITSITSRLSNDPGDDSADDTEDISDMGDVSRVTDYDQETPSYSEDYSKTEEVFFGPAPVIPTSSQYGITALVQQTGTGGVMTARLPQGVTVNVTEGGIALAKADGDSDDVDHWQNRFKIVKIDSNEPFKRGRWICLDFMDSPAVTATSTQKKDESMTVVINSVGEKDDSADHQPQTVLQVPVPVTQQSQTTTQNQSHPATAQYQVPHSSQAAVPLASSAQPTQGSVPLQQSSPHMSAPATSQGPGNMQYPSQGAPMQGQLQPTMSQGYANATQAPQASVHPSPSAQTPPQAQPPLQPQLQQQQQQAAPSLQQATIQQPPASQSGVQAPMQATSIPQGGVAQATVQQSMVPSNSHAQPQHQQPVPTQSTMAQPSINTQSIPQQGMATQPVSIPQSVAQPSVMGHTGIPAQPLQPNVMSGIQSQGVSLAQPVVTHQGVPSQSVMSQPQPGVQQVPQQTLPQSVPTQNVAQSQQQINPSMPSQPMPGSQSIQQAATTQQIPSGQQLPVTQQHTSTVGQATLINQSTIGSSQVPVATPATSVQTTSVVPQASHGSLPSTGGAPTPATTPAQPQAHLNMGGTAPDSQQPSQAQPATQQQPPTNLEGIPVGQPMEDANATPPAPSGSQPEDTERSCISHCVTGWSLFKASASTASTVAIDNKIEQAMDLVKSHLMFAVREEVEVLKEKISELMERINQLEYENTVLRQYATQEALQQLQQPHHSSNT
- the LOC136831286 gene encoding protein bunched, class 2/F/G isoform-like isoform X1, whose amino-acid sequence is MASNMTDHSVLKSEKSRGSSNVINVTTSETMRLDGGGDRTNLHIQSVGGGTGGGGGQGYQQKKKNSSFQITSITSRLSNDPGDDSADDTEDISDMGDVSRVTDYDQETPSYSEDYSKTEEVFFGPAPVIPTSSQYGITALVQQTGTGGVMTARLPQGVTVNVTEGGIALAKADGDSDDVDHWQNRFKIVKIDSNEPFKRGRWICLDFMDSPAVTATSTQKKDESMTVVINSVGEKDDSADHQPQTVLQVPVPVTQQSQTTTQNQSHPATAQYQVPHSSQAAVPLASSAQPTQGSVPLQQSSPHMSAPATSQGPGNMQYPSQGAPMQGQLQPTMSQGYANATQAPQASVHPSPSAQTPPQAQPPLQPQLQQQQQQAAPSLQQATIQQPPASQSGVQAPMQATSIPQGGVAQATVQQSMVPSNSHAQPQHQQPVPTQSTMAQPSINTQSIPQQGMATQPVSIPQSVAQPSVMGHTGIPAQPLQPNVMSGIQSQGVSLAQPVVTHQGVPSQSVMSQPQPGVQQVPQQTLPQSVPTQNVAQSQQQINPSMPSQPMPGSQSIQQAATTQQIPSGQQLPVTQQHTSTVGQATLINQSTIGSSQVPVATPATSVQTTSVVPQASHGSLPSTGGAPTPATTPAQPQAHLNMGGTAPDSQQPSQAQPATQQQPPTNLEGIPVGQPMEDANATPPAPSGSQPEDTERSCISHCVTGWSLFKASFRGLAYALSCGVFTNPGYSEEAGSSSSTSSSPRPSGSTAIRTSNSSSSSMGVVVTEALMPSSARSASSSKGHTPPPLPAVVVSAMGPPPASPLQLQPPASITTSPVDTGVAVVAAAATPPPPPFVMTSSSSSSIDKDAASLSASTASTVAIDNKIEQAMDLVKSHLMFAVREEVEVLKEKISELMERINQLEYENTVLRQYATQEALQQLQQPHHSSNT